In Bacteroidales bacterium, the genomic stretch GGAAACATGCCGAAGAATTTGAAAAGGCAAAACATTATCAGGAGCCATCGTCAAAATCGCATGGAGCATGGCATTCCGAAGTGCAATCCGAAGGTGATTTTTCCGATTTTTTTGAATCAATGTTTGGTGGGGCAGCAAGCTATGGTAGAAGCAGGCAAATGAAATACAGAGGAGAAGATTACAATGCCGAACTTCATCTCGAACTCATTGATGCATACAAAACTCACAAACAAACTTTAACGGTAAATGGGAAAAACATAAGAATTACTATACCTGCCGGAATTGAAAATGGACAAACAATTAAAATAGCTGAGCATGGTGGACCAGGAATAAATGGCGGACCTAACGGCGATTTGTATATTACATTTTCAGTAGCAAATCATTCCAAATTTAAACGTTTGGGAAATAATTTATATACAACTACAGATTTAGATTTATATACAGCTGTGTTAGGTGGTGAAATCACAATTGAAGCCTTAAGCGGCAAGGTAAAGCTAAAAGTAAAGCCCGAAACACAAAATGAAAGTAAAATAAAATTAAAAGGTAAAGGTTTTCCTGTTTATAAAAGCGAAGGACATTTTGGAGATTTATATATAACATATTCAATTAAAATACCAACAAATTTAACGGAAAGACAAAAAGCATTATTCACCGAATTGTCTAAATTGTAATTTTGAACTTAACACTGTCAGGGTTTTGTAAATAACAGATACGAAAAATAATACATTTAAACATCTATTTTGGGACACCCC encodes the following:
- a CDS encoding J domain-containing protein, which encodes MDFINYYKILGIDKTATQADIKNAYRKLARKYHPDLNPNNKDAKKNFQQINEANEVLSDPEKRKKYDQYGKDWKHAEEFEKAKHYQEPSSKSHGAWHSEVQSEGDFSDFFESMFGGAASYGRSRQMKYRGEDYNAELHLELIDAYKTHKQTLTVNGKNIRITIPAGIENGQTIKIAEHGGPGINGGPNGDLYITFSVANHSKFKRLGNNLYTTTDLDLYTAVLGGEITIEALSGKVKLKVKPETQNESKIKLKGKGFPVYKSEGHFGDLYITYSIKIPTNLTERQKALFTELSKL